AATCAATTTCAGAATTCTCCTGACCATCGGCACTGATCACCATTTTCCCGTTTTCAGAGCTAGCTTCAATACTTAACTCAGATAGATCGGAAACAATTACCGGTCTCATCGCCAGAGCATGTGGTGAAATTGGATTAATTATCATACCTCTAACCCCTGGCTCCATAATTGGTCCAGAAGCTGAAAGATTATAAGCTGTTGACCCTGTTGGTGTAGAGATAATCAAACCGTCTGACGTATATGTTGTTAAATATTTATTGTTTACTTTAACATCAATTTTTATCAACCTAGAAGAAGCCCCCTTATCTATGACAATATCATTCAAGGCAGAATAATACTTCCCACCAAATGAAGCTGTCAACATGATCCTCTTCTCAATAAAAAAATCTTCATTTTCAATTTTTTGTATACTGCTTCTTAAATTTACAAGATTTGTATCTGCTAAAAATCCCAATTTACCTAAATTCACACCTAGTATTCGTCTATCAAACAAAATACTGTCACGAGCAATCTTAAGAATTGAACCATCTCCACCAAAAACAATATAAATATCTGAATTTTTAATGACCTCTTTGTAATCCAAAACATCAAACCCACCACCAAAATCTTTATTACAACAAAACGTAAGTTTCATTGATTTCAACCAATTGAGTACAGAACATATGTCATTAAACTCCTTTTCAGATGACATATTATGAATTAATCCGTATTTGTACTTACAGTTCATCATTCATGCTCAATTTTTTGTCAATATAAAGTTAAAAATCCAGTGTTGCAAGTCTATAATTGTTATGCAAATTCGAATCAATTACCTCATAATACAGACTCTTTTATAATCATCAAAAGGTCATTAAGAACAGATAATTCAAAATCTTCAATTGCCTTTTCAAGTTTTATCGAATAATCTTTCAGTACCAAATCATCATCACTTCCCAAAGATTCTGAAAAAGCCCTATAATCTGATATGTTTTTGCTTTTTTCTGCTTTAATAAGAAGATTCAATTGCTTAATATTTAAGTTCAACTTTTTTTCGAGATTATTCTTTTTAGTTAATTTTAGAGTTTGAACAATCTCAATAATCTTTTCTTCAAAAACATCTCTGTTGACAATGAGATCAAAAAGTTCATTGTGACTTTCATCTATATTCTTTAAATCAGATATCGCAATAATCTTTACTTCTTTTATATGTTTGAATAATCTTATGATACGAATACCATCTCTGAAGCTATTTTGTATATAGTCAAAATTTATTATCATGAAGCTGACATTGGTACTATCAATAAATTCTTCGAAAGCCATTTCATCGATATGAAATTCGAGTCGAACATTGTAATTGGAAAATTTATACGAGATCAGTTCATTCATAGTTGGACTTTCAAAAAAAACGGCACCTTTAAGTTTTCTATCTTGATCAATACTTTTATCTATATTCTCATTATCAACCGTAATTTTACGCATATTAAATAAAGAGACATTAAATTCCGAACCTTGATTTACCTGACTTTTTACTTCAATCATTCCACCAAGTAAATTAACCAATCTCTTTGTAATCGAAAGTCCCAATCCTGTTCCTCCATACTTTCTTGAAAGATTGGATTCTCCTTGTGAGAATGGCTCGAAAATCTGATCCTTAAACTCATCTGTAATACCTACCCCTGTATCCACAACAGATATAAATATGTTGTAAATTCTAAATCTCACTCTATTTGCACTTACTTTTATAATTACGGAACCGTGATCTGTAAACTTGATAGCATTACCAACCAAATTAACTAAAATCTGTCTAAGTATCGTGATATCAGAAATAATAGATTGAGGAGTATTTGGAGATACATAGCTTTGTAGTAGAAGTCCTTTTTCTTTTGCAATTGCATAGAAAATAGTTTTGACATCTTCTATAAGATTTGTAATATTTACAGAGTCTTCAATAATATTTACTTTTCCAGCGTCGATTTTTGATAAATCCAAAATATTATTTAAAGTACAGAGTAAATCTTTAGATCCTTTATGTATGTTGAAAAGGTAATTTTTATATTTCTCATCAATATCAGATTCCATTAAAATATTCGTGTAACCTAACACCGCATTCAAAGGTGTTCTAATTTCGTGACTAACAGTAGCTATAAATTCCGATTTTGTTAAACTTGCTTTTTCTGCTTCAGCCTTCGATTTTTCTGCTTCATTTTTAGCCTTGACAAGTCTATTTTCCAAATCTTTATTTTGAGTAATATCCGTACCAATAAATAGAAGTTCAACTTTCGAATCCTCTGAACTGATTATTCGAACATTCCATAAAATCCATTTCCTTTCGCCTGATCGTGTTTTAATTTGTGCTTCAAATGATGTTTGAGAATTTCTGTCTTTGAACAAACCATCTAATCTATCACCAAATTTTTCAAGACCATTGGACGCTTCAAAAAGTTTTTCAAAAGATGTATATGAAGTATTAACAATTGTTAGATTCAATAACTCCACACCAATGGGATTGATATAAATCAATTTACCATTGCTATCAAATCTTAATATTAGATTAGCAGCATAATCAATAATCTCTTTTATGTTTTTTTCACTTTGAGCTAACTGTTTAGTTCTCAGATCAATTTGATTCTCTAGATCCAAATTCAACTCAGTAAGTTTATCCTCAGCTACTTTCCTCTTCGTTATGTCAATAACAAGTACCAAACAAAGTCGTTCTTCATTTTTCTCTGAAAGCACGACAGGAGTAAACCTTCCTTCAAACCACTTCAACTCTCCATTAATTTCTAAAGAATACTCATATGATTTAACTTTTTCAGAGTTTAAGGAATTTGTAATCATCTTTTTATATTTCAATGCAATTCCATCAGGTAATACTTCTGAAAGGTTCTTATTAATTAAATTGTTTGGATCAGATATTAAAAGCTCGTTATGATTTGTAATTACGTCTTTGTAATTTCCATCTTTATCCATTACAAAAATTATATCCGGAACGGCATTCATCAAAGCTTTTAACTTACTTTCATTCTCAATTAGTTTAAACTCTTTGTATTTAAGTTCACTTATATCTCCAATAATGAAAATATAGGATTTACTTATAAACTCTTCCAGTTGTGAAACTGCTACTTGAAAATATTTTTGTCCAATCTCAATTTCAAAATTGTTTTCATTGCTGGTAATAAAATAATCAAATATTTTTGTAAAATGAATGAGGTCGCTATCAAAATTCAACCAGTATGAATTGACAGTTTCACAAATTTTATCTTCAATATAGTTTTTTTCATCTACTAATATTAAGCCTACTGAGATATTGTTCTTAATGCCTTTCAATATATGATTTACTCTTTCAAATTCGGTTTTATTTTCTGTAACACTCTTTATAAGTGAATCCATATTTTTTTTTATGGAGGTAAAATCCTCACTATCGACTTTAAAAGAATCGGGGAAAAAATCACTAATACTCATTAAAATCTCTTTGATAGGCATAAAAAATCTGACTAGAATTATGTAAACAAGAAGAAGAGCTAAGGTAATTGCTAAAATAAAGATAATCAAACCAGACCAAATAGAATTTTTAAGCATAGAAATTTGAGTTTCAGAAATCGAAACAAGCAAAATAAATTTACCCTTATTCAAATATATAGGACTCCTGAAACTGATAAAACTACCCTTGTGAAATGAAACTAAACTCTCTAAAGATTCATTTTTAAAGACTAAAGAATCTTTATTAATTATCTCGTCTTCAGGTTTTTCAAAAATCGAAAATATTTTGTTACCATTTGAATCAAATATCGCTATCAAAGATAATTTTTTTTCGATTAGTATCTGCTTTATACTGTTTTCTAAAATATAATCGCTTTTACCATAATGATTCTCAAAGATAGATCTAATCTCTTCATGCACTGTCTCATACAATCTTCTAGCTGACTGATTATGTTTAAACTTTATAAGAAAAAGATCTGTCACGTACACAGAACCAACAGCTAAAATCAAAATTGCAGAAAAACTGATCATCAATCTAAGAAACAATGACCTACTTAGATCAGACTTATTGTTATCACTCATATTATTACTCATTTTGATATATATCAACTTTAATTTATGGTTATTTATTGTAATTTGTCAAATCTGATTTTCAATTATCTGTTAATTCATTATAGGTAATCTTCATCGATTGTTGAAAAATTATAATAAACTATAAACATAGAGTACACTAAAAAAAATGTTGACTAAAGTGTTAATGATTATTATTGTTATAGCGGGAACTTAAAATGGATTAACAGATGCTCAATTATAAATCATCTAAAAATATAAAAAAGAATATGAAGATGTTACTAATAAGGATGTAGTAAATCAGTTTTATTAATTTATTGAAAGCCGGGTTTACTCGGCTTTTTTGTTTCAATGGAGGTATTATGCAGGATATCTTATGTGCAAAAGTTTCAACTAAAAATGGTTTTTATAAAAATCACTCACCAGTTGATCTAGTAAATATTTACTCCTCTCCGCTGTATGTTTACAATGAAGAGATCATTATCGAGAGAGTTAAAAGAATGAAATCTTTAATTAAGAGTAAAAATTTTAAGCCCTATTATTCAGTTAAGGCAAACAACAATTCTTACATTCTGCGTACAATTCATAAATTAGGTATGGGTTTTGAAACTGTATCCTTAGAAGAGGTAAAATATCTTATAAAATTAGGAATATCAGTTGATAAGATTATCTCGACTCCAAATAATATTGGTTATGAAGAGTTAAGAAGCCTTATAAATCTTGGAGTTGATCTGACTTTAGATTCTCTTGACCAATTACAGATGGCCGTTAATATTGACAATAAAAGGAAATTTAAAATTAGAATCAATTCTGGAATAGGTCTAGGACATAGTAACAAAGTAGTTACTGGAGGAAAAAATACAAAATTTGGATTTGATGAAACTGAATTATTGGAACTTCTCAATACTGATTTTTTGACAGAGAAGATTGATGGTTTAATGCATCATATGGGATCACTTTTTTTAGATGAAGATGGTTACATCAAAGGAGCAAGAAAACTTCTTGAATATGCAAAATTATTCAATAATATTAAAACGGTGGATTTTGGAGGTGGATTTGGAGTCTCTTACAATCTTCGTGATTCGCAAAATGATTTAAATATAGCAAATCTGAGTTATGAGTTAACTAAATTAGTAGATGAATACAAATTTTACGATTGTGAAATACGTATTGAACCAGGCAGGTACATTGTTGCTGAAAGTTGCATTTTGCTTGGAAAAATTACATCAAAAAAAGTTAGTAATAGTAAAATATATGTCGGCTGTGATATTGGCTTTAATCAGATGCCTAGAACTGCCTTATATGGAAGTTACCATGATTTAGAGTTTTATTCAAAAAATATGAAATCAAGAACCAGACAAAGGGTAAACATCGTTGGTAACATATGTGAAAGTGGCGATTACATTGCAACAGATCGAGAGTTTTATGAGTTATTCCCCGATGATATAATTGGAGTACTCACTTGCGGTGCATATGGCTAT
This Candidatus Delongbacteria bacterium DNA region includes the following protein-coding sequences:
- the lysA gene encoding diaminopimelate decarboxylase → MQDILCAKVSTKNGFYKNHSPVDLVNIYSSPLYVYNEEIIIERVKRMKSLIKSKNFKPYYSVKANNNSYILRTIHKLGMGFETVSLEEVKYLIKLGISVDKIISTPNNIGYEELRSLINLGVDLTLDSLDQLQMAVNIDNKRKFKIRINSGIGLGHSNKVVTGGKNTKFGFDETELLELLNTDFLTEKIDGLMHHMGSLFLDEDGYIKGARKLLEYAKLFNNIKTVDFGGGFGVSYNLRDSQNDLNIANLSYELTKLVDEYKFYDCEIRIEPGRYIVAESCILLGKITSKKVSNSKIYVGCDIGFNQMPRTALYGSYHDLEFYSKNMKSRTRQRVNIVGNICESGDYIATDREFYELFPDDIIGVLTCGAYGYSMSSNYNMRFRPAEIMILEDGSVRLIRRREELDDFINLMEF
- a CDS encoding PAS domain S-box protein; translated protein: MSDNNKSDLSRSLFLRLMISFSAILILAVGSVYVTDLFLIKFKHNQSARRLYETVHEEIRSIFENHYGKSDYILENSIKQILIEKKLSLIAIFDSNGNKIFSIFEKPEDEIINKDSLVFKNESLESLVSFHKGSFISFRSPIYLNKGKFILLVSISETQISMLKNSIWSGLIIFILAITLALLLVYIILVRFFMPIKEILMSISDFFPDSFKVDSEDFTSIKKNMDSLIKSVTENKTEFERVNHILKGIKNNISVGLILVDEKNYIEDKICETVNSYWLNFDSDLIHFTKIFDYFITSNENNFEIEIGQKYFQVAVSQLEEFISKSYIFIIGDISELKYKEFKLIENESKLKALMNAVPDIIFVMDKDGNYKDVITNHNELLISDPNNLINKNLSEVLPDGIALKYKKMITNSLNSEKVKSYEYSLEINGELKWFEGRFTPVVLSEKNEERLCLVLVIDITKRKVAEDKLTELNLDLENQIDLRTKQLAQSEKNIKEIIDYAANLILRFDSNGKLIYINPIGVELLNLTIVNTSYTSFEKLFEASNGLEKFGDRLDGLFKDRNSQTSFEAQIKTRSGERKWILWNVRIISSEDSKVELLFIGTDITQNKDLENRLVKAKNEAEKSKAEAEKASLTKSEFIATVSHEIRTPLNAVLGYTNILMESDIDEKYKNYLFNIHKGSKDLLCTLNNILDLSKIDAGKVNIIEDSVNITNLIEDVKTIFYAIAKEKGLLLQSYVSPNTPQSIISDITILRQILVNLVGNAIKFTDHGSVIIKVSANRVRFRIYNIFISVVDTGVGITDEFKDQIFEPFSQGESNLSRKYGGTGLGLSITKRLVNLLGGMIEVKSQVNQGSEFNVSLFNMRKITVDNENIDKSIDQDRKLKGAVFFESPTMNELISYKFSNYNVRLEFHIDEMAFEEFIDSTNVSFMIINFDYIQNSFRDGIRIIRLFKHIKEVKIIAISDLKNIDESHNELFDLIVNRDVFEEKIIEIVQTLKLTKKNNLEKKLNLNIKQLNLLIKAEKSKNISDYRAFSESLGSDDDLVLKDYSIKLEKAIEDFELSVLNDLLMIIKESVL
- a CDS encoding NAD(+)/NADH kinase, which translates into the protein MNCKYKYGLIHNMSSEKEFNDICSVLNWLKSMKLTFCCNKDFGGGFDVLDYKEVIKNSDIYIVFGGDGSILKIARDSILFDRRILGVNLGKLGFLADTNLVNLRSSIQKIENEDFFIEKRIMLTASFGGKYYSALNDIVIDKGASSRLIKIDVKVNNKYLTTYTSDGLIISTPTGSTAYNLSASGPIMEPGVRGMIINPISPHALAMRPVIVSDLSELSIEASSENGKMVISADGQENSEIDSYELITVKKSDHFASFIKFHNSDYYKILREKLGWGGFKKRYVK